The DNA segment CGAGACGTACTCCCCCCAGTCGCCGCTGGGCACTGGTGTGATCGGCAAGAAGGTCGGCGAGAACGCCGACTACGAACTGCCGAACGGCAAGACGGCCACGGTGAAGATCCTCAAGGCCGAGCCGTTCAAGGGCTGAAACCGGATGTGCGACAGCCGCCGATTCCCCGGCCGCGTCCTGCGGCCGGGGAATCGGCGGCTGTCGGTGACCGGCCGGGTCAGGCCGCGGCCGACCGGTACTTGCGGACCGCCAGGGTGCGGAAGACCGCGAAGATGACCAGCGACCAGATCAGCGAGGCCCACACCGGGTGGTGCATGGGCCAGGCGTCCGACGTCGACACGCCCGGGTTGCCGAAGAGGACCCGGCAGGCCTGAACGGTCGCGCTGAAGGGGTTCCACTCGGCGATCGGCTGGAGCCAGCCGGGCATCATGGCTGTCGACACGAACGCGTTCGAGACAAAGGTCACAGGGAAGAGCCAGACGAGCCCGCCCGAGGTGGCCGCTTCCGGTGTGCGGACCGAGAGGCCGATCAGCGCGCCGATCCACGAGAAGGCGTACCCCAGCAGAAGCAGCAGTCCGAAGCCGCCGAGGACCTTCCCGATGTTCTCGTGGGTGCGCCAGCCGACGAGCAGGGCCACGATCGACAGCACCACCAGGGTGAGCGCCGTCTGGACCAGGTCGGCGATCGTACGTCCGGTGAGCACCGCGCCCCGGGCCATCGGCAGCGAGCGGAACCGGTCGATCAGGCCCTTGTGCATGTCGTCGGCGATGCCCGCTCCGGCACCGGCGGTGGCGAAGGTGACGGTCTGGGCGAAGATGCCCGCCATCAGGAAGTTGCGGTAACCCACGGCGCTGGTCGAGCCGTTGACGACCAGGGACCCGCCGAAGACGTAGCTGAAGAGCACCACGAACATGATCGGCTGGATCAGTCCGAAGATCACGATCTCGGGGATGCGGGTCATCCGGATCAGATTGCGCTTGGCGATGACCAGGGAGTCGTTGACCGACTGGAAGATCCCGCCGCGCGGCCGCGGGGCCAGTGGATTGGGTGCGGCATCCGTGACGGCGCTCATTCGCCGGCCTCCTTGGCGCTCGTGGCTGCGTTGCCCGCGGGGCTGCTGCCGGTGGGGCCGGCGCCCGGGTCGGGCTCGGTCTCGTCCTCCGCCTCGGCCACATGGCCGGTGAGCGAGAGGAACACGTCGTCCAGCGTGGGGCGGCGCAGCCCGATGTCGTCGATCTCGACGCCCCGCCCGTCCAGGTCCCTGATGACCTCGGCGAGCAGCTTGGCGCCGCCCGTCACCGGAACGGTCAGTTTCCGGGTGTGTTCGGCGACGGCGACCTCCCCCTTGCCGAGAGCCGTCAGCACCTCGCGGGCCGGGCCGATCTGGCCGGGCTGGTGGACGACGACCTCGACGCGCTCACCACCAGTGCGGGCCTTGAGCTGGTCCGACGTACCGCGGGCGATGACCTTGCCGTGGTCGATGACGCAGATGTCGTGGGCCAGATGGTCGGCCTCTTCGAGGTACTGGGTGGTGAGCAGCAGCGTCGTGCCTCCTGCCACCAGCTCCTGGATGACCTCCCAGAGCTGCTGCCGGTTCCGGGGGTCGAGCCCGGTGGTCGGCTCGTCCATGAACATCACGGGCGGGGACACCACGAGGGCGGCGGCGAGGTCGAGCCGCCTGCGCATCCCGCCGGAGTACGTCTTGGCGGGGCGGTCGGCCGCGTCGGCGAGGTGGAAGCGGTCGAGCAGCTCGACCGCTCTGCGCTTCGCGTCGCGTGCGGACATCTGGTAGAGCTGTCCGACCATCTGGAGGTTCTCGCGGCCGGTGAGGTACTCGTCGACCGCGGCGAACTGCCCGGACAGGCCGATCGACCTGCGTACCTCCGTGGGGTGCTTGAGCACGTCGATCCCCGCGACGACCGCGCGCCCGCTGTCGGGCTGCAGCAGGGTCGTCAGGACCCGGACGGCCGTCGTCTTGCCGGCGCCGTTGGGCCCGAGCAGGCCGAGGACCGTGCCTTCCGGCACGTCGAGATCCACGCCGTCCAGTGCTCGTACGTCACCGAAGGTCTTCACCAGACCTTCGGCATAAATGGCGCCAGGCATGTGGGCTCCCCCATGATGCATTTGTGGTTCATTTACGGACACATCGTAAATTTGGCACGGCCATACCGCCCTCCGGCGAGTGACGCGCACCACACGCTATCGCGATGTATCGCGTTTCCGCAGAGGTTTCGGGGTTTTCCCGTCACCCGCGGCTGAATCCCCCGGCCGGGCCCCACGGGCCTCACCCGATGACGGTGTACCCCGCGTCCCGCAGCGCGACGCCGACCTCGGCGCAGTGCTCGGGACCCTTCGTCTCCAGATGCAGCTCCACCTCGGCCTCGGTCAGACCGAGCCGCGGATCGGTCCGCACATGGCTCACATCGAGCACGTTGGCGTCGGCCACCGAGAGGACGCCCAGCAGCGTCGCGAGCGCACCGGGACGGTCGGTCAGCCGGAGCCGCAGCGACAGGAAGCGGCCCGCGGCCGCCATCCCGTGCGTGAGGATGCGCTGTATCAGCAGCGGGTCCACATTGCCGCCCGACAGCACCGCCACCACCGGTCCCTCGAACGCCCCGGGATCGCTCAGCAGCGCGGCGACCGGGCTGGCACCGGCCGGCTCCACGACCATCTTGGCCCGCTCCAGGCAGAGCAGCAGCGCGCTGGAGAGCTCGTCCTCGGAGACCGTACGGACCTCGTCGACCAGCTCCCGGATGATCCCGAACGGCACGTCTCCCGGGCGACCCACCTTGATGCCGTCGGCCATCGTCGGGCGCGCCTCGACCGACACCGGGCGCCCCTCGGCGAGCGAGGGCGGGTACGCGGCCGCGCTCGCGGCCTGCACACCGATCACCTTCACATCGGGCCGCAGCGCCTTCACCGCGACCGCGATCCCGGCGGCCAGTCCCCCGCCGCCGATCCCGACGACGATCGTCCGGACCTCGGGGCACTGCTCCAGGATCTCCAGCCCCACCGTGCCCTGACCGGCGATGATGTCGGCGTGGTCGAAGGGGTGGATGAAGACGGCGCCCGTCCGGTGCGCGTACTCCTGGGCGGCGGCGAGCGTCTCGTCGACGACCTGCCCGTGCAGCAGGACCTCGGCTCCGTACTCACGGGTCGCGGCGACCTTCGGCAGCGGGGCGCCCAGCGGCATGAAGACCGTGGAGCGCACCCCGAGGAGGGACGAGGCGAGGGCGACGCCCTGCGCGTGGTTGCCCGCACTGGCCGCGACGACACCGGCGGCGCGCTCCTCGGGGGTCAGCCCGGCGATCCGGACATAGGCGCCGCGCAGCTTGAACGAACCGGTCCGCTGGAGGTTCTCGCACTTGAAGCGGACCGGTGACCCGACGAGACGCGAGAGATGCCTGCTGCCCTCGATCGGTGTCGTCCGTGACACTCCGGAGAGCATCTTCTGCGCTCCGAGGACGTCGTCAAGGATCAGCGGCGGCAGGGGGTGTGACGTACCGAAGCTCATGCGTCAAGTCTCGCAGCTCGGCGCCGGCCGGGCCGCCCGAGTCCAGCGGCCGGGCAACGGCCGGACCGTCATGTTCGCAACGGTTGAAGCAGCGCAGGTACGGGGTCGCGCCGGGCCGCGTACTCTGTCCCCCACTGTCCGCCCACCGCACGAAGAGAGCCCCCGGCCATGCCCCTTTCTCAGGACATGACTTCTGATATCGACCCGCGCTTCCTCGATGCCCTCCAGCACCAGGTGGCCCTCTTCGCCCGCCGCGCCGAGCAGACCCG comes from the Streptomyces sp. NBC_01471 genome and includes:
- a CDS encoding ATP-binding cassette domain-containing protein, giving the protein MPGAIYAEGLVKTFGDVRALDGVDLDVPEGTVLGLLGPNGAGKTTAVRVLTTLLQPDSGRAVVAGIDVLKHPTEVRRSIGLSGQFAAVDEYLTGRENLQMVGQLYQMSARDAKRRAVELLDRFHLADAADRPAKTYSGGMRRRLDLAAALVVSPPVMFMDEPTTGLDPRNRQQLWEVIQELVAGGTTLLLTTQYLEEADHLAHDICVIDHGKVIARGTSDQLKARTGGERVEVVVHQPGQIGPAREVLTALGKGEVAVAEHTRKLTVPVTGGAKLLAEVIRDLDGRGVEIDDIGLRRPTLDDVFLSLTGHVAEAEDETEPDPGAGPTGSSPAGNAATSAKEAGE
- the ilvA gene encoding threonine ammonia-lyase, producing the protein MSFGTSHPLPPLILDDVLGAQKMLSGVSRTTPIEGSRHLSRLVGSPVRFKCENLQRTGSFKLRGAYVRIAGLTPEERAAGVVAASAGNHAQGVALASSLLGVRSTVFMPLGAPLPKVAATREYGAEVLLHGQVVDETLAAAQEYAHRTGAVFIHPFDHADIIAGQGTVGLEILEQCPEVRTIVVGIGGGGLAAGIAVAVKALRPDVKVIGVQAASAAAYPPSLAEGRPVSVEARPTMADGIKVGRPGDVPFGIIRELVDEVRTVSEDELSSALLLCLERAKMVVEPAGASPVAALLSDPGAFEGPVVAVLSGGNVDPLLIQRILTHGMAAAGRFLSLRLRLTDRPGALATLLGVLSVADANVLDVSHVRTDPRLGLTEAEVELHLETKGPEHCAEVGVALRDAGYTVIG
- a CDS encoding ABC transporter permease, which gives rise to MSAVTDAAPNPLAPRPRGGIFQSVNDSLVIAKRNLIRMTRIPEIVIFGLIQPIMFVVLFSYVFGGSLVVNGSTSAVGYRNFLMAGIFAQTVTFATAGAGAGIADDMHKGLIDRFRSLPMARGAVLTGRTIADLVQTALTLVVLSIVALLVGWRTHENIGKVLGGFGLLLLLGYAFSWIGALIGLSVRTPEAATSGGLVWLFPVTFVSNAFVSTAMMPGWLQPIAEWNPFSATVQACRVLFGNPGVSTSDAWPMHHPVWASLIWSLVIFAVFRTLAVRKYRSAAA